GGGGGCTACCCCTTCCTCCCGGTACAGCGGCCCTGAATCCTTACGCTGGCCGGGAAGTCATCGAGGTACGGGCGTCGGCGCGACACTGCGGGCAACGCTCCGGGGATTCCTGCGGGTGCGCGTGCCCCAGCGCACGGAGGTTCAGCCAGCAATACCGCCACAACTCGCAGGTGTCATACGTGCAGTGAGTGTGCAGCGGATCGTTCATAGCCGCGTGCTGCTCGGCGGCGGTCATCGCGTTGCCCACCGGGGCGCGGTGAAACTTGCTGTCGTTCACAGTGTTTCCCGCCGTCAGTAGCCGAAGTGCGGGTCGGTGGCGGGCACGAGCTTCCCCGCGGACACCAGATGCCGATGCGCCTGCGCCTTGACGGCGCAATCCTCGATCGAGCACTCGAGATGCGATTGCATGACCCGATGAGCCGAACCATCGGTCATCCGGTCCTCGGGTATCGCGGCGTGGCTGGATGGTGGAAGGCCGAACATAACGTCTCCGGGTGAGTGAGGCGGTGCCGAATCCGAATATTCGAAGACTAGGTTACCTAGTACATATGGATTAGGCCGGTGAATGGGTAGTAACTGGCCGACTACTGGGTTGCTGAGATTGTCTAGAACATATGAGTAAACTAGTTTTCATGACAGATCGACTGATGGACCCCGACGACCCGCGGCCTGTCTATCTGCGCATCGCCGACGAACTACGCCACGCCTATGAGCCGGGCGCGCAGCTGCCGTCCGTGCCGAAAGTGGCCGAACAATGGGGAGTCGCCAGGGAAACCGTGCGCTCCGCCATCGACGTACTCCGCAACGAAGGTCTGATCGTTTCGTGGCAGGGACGCGGTACCTTCTACCGCACCCGCCCCGCAGACGATGCCGACAACGCCGGCATCCCCACAGACCCCGTCATACTCCAGCAGCTAGACGCGATCATGAGCCGGCTCGACCTCCTAGAAGCTCGCCTCGCTCGGGTCGAGTCGGCCCGAGATTCCTGAGCCGGTCCTCGATCACGCCCAGGCGGGCGCAGATGATGTCCAACCGATCCAACAAACTCGCATTGTCTCGCTCATCTTCGCCAGCAGGCCCGGACGACCCCGCCGCATCTCGCTCCGTCCGATCAGCCACGTCGCGACTCCTTCCCCGTCCCAACCGACCTAATGGCTACATCAGCAAGCGTGCATCACCCGCAATGCACAGAGAAGGCCAAACAAGAGGACATTCGATGGCCACCTTGTAGATTACGCCCTGCCCTATGTCCTCTTATGGCGCTACACTGGCGGGGTGACTTCTCCAGGAAACGCAGCACTACGCGCCGCGCGGCAATCACTTGGCTATCGATCTCAATCCGCGCTTGCCGACGCGTTGAACGAGACAGCACGCAGCATCGGACTACGTGTCGCAATCAATACGCGAACTGTTCGTCGATGGGAGTCCACAGAGCCGCCCTGGCCGCAGCCCGAACACGCCACCGTGCTGGAGGCCCTGTTTCGACGGCCACTCGGCGAACTGGGTTTCACCCCACCCTGGTCGGAAGCCTCCAACGGCGGCCCGGCTCCCCGAGGTACGACCTCGGAAACGTGGGCGACTCGACACTTCACCACCGGCAACGCAACACTGCCGGCATCGGTGGCTACCGACTTCATGGCCGTCACGGTCGCGCAACGGCACCTCTACTGGTCGATACCGCCCGCACGACTACACCGATCAGTCGCCGAGCACGCAGCGTTGGGGGCGGACCTGCTGTCTCAGGTGCCCGAGTCCGCGAAGCCGATGCTGGCACGTGCCATCTCGGAATCAAGCTTGCTGGCTGGGCGCCTGGAGTTCTTCGACCTTCAGCAGCCTGTCCAGGCACAACCGAGTTTCGTGCTCGCGCTTCAAGCTGCACACGAGGCTGACGATCCACTGCTCGGAGCAGCCGCACTGGCCCACATGGCTTTTGCACCTGCGTTTTCCGGCGACCCGTCCCGAGCAGAAGAAGCGCGGGACAAGATGCGGGCCGCGCGAGCGTTCGCACGCCGAGGAAACGGCAGTGCCGAAATGCTTGCCTGGCTCGACGCGGTAGAAGCCGAAGTCGAGACCCGCTTCGGGGATACACGCCGAGCACTCAGCCTGATCCAGCACGCCGAAGCGACCTACGAAGAACACGATCCCGAGACGAACGCCTCCCCAGCCTGGTTGGACTGGTTCTCACCACTTCGGCTCGCCGGCTTCAAGGGCAACACACTGGTGGTCGCAGGGCAGGCCCGCGCAGCACGGGAGACATTGGAACAGGTACTGGCCGCGCTGCCCGAAGAGTCGGTCAAACAGCGCGCCATATACCTGGCCGACGCCGCGGCTGCGGCAGTCCTGGAAAGCGATCCGGACTTGGCCTGCACCTACCTACAGCAGGCCCTCGATATCCTCAGCCGAACCTGGTACGCCACCGGGATGGATCGGGTGAAGACCGTCCGTCAGTCACTGCGCGAGTGGGACTCGGTACCTGCCGTGCGAGCCCTGGACGATCGGCTGTACGACTGGCACACCACAGTCAATTCGCTGATCAGCTAACCGAAACGTTCTCCGCGGCAACGATTTCCGGAAGCTCACCGAGATCACTGATCTTCCAATCGGACAGGTCCGTGACCTCTTGCTTGTCCCGGAGTATCCATCCCCACGGCCCGCGCTGGAGATAGGCCGTGCGCATACCGGCCTTCTTCGCCGGCGCCACGTCGTTATCGATCCGGTCACCGACATAGACGATCTCGCCAGCAGGCGCCGGTGCGGCCTCCACGACCTTCGCGAAGAACTCCGCGGACGGCTTCTCGACACCCCAATCGTCCGAGGTCGCAATGAAGTCGGTGGGCAGGTTCAGGCTGCGCAGGATACGGCCGGACCGCACAGTCTGGTTGCCGACGATGCCGACCCAGATGCCTTGGCGCTGTAGCTCCGACAGCGCAGGACGTACGTCGGGATACAGGTCATCCTCACTATAGGACTCCGGCTTGCCAGCATCGACCCGAGCCTGCCTCTCCTTCGCCAGGTCGAACCCCGGCCTGAACACTTGGAAGGTATCGAGGTAGCTCCCGCCGGTCGCGATCGTAGCGCCGAAGACCGCCGCGAACGTATGACGTGGCACGCCGAGCCAATCCGCCCAAGTCCCGTACTCCCGCGTCTCATCAACCAGGGTCTCGCCAACGTCGAACACAACGGCCGAAATCATGCGGTCACGGTACCTGCCGCGCTCGGCTTCTTGCCCTGGGGCCTTCACCCCGAACGATCACGGTCGGGCGATCCAGTCCACGGCGGTCGGTGTCGAGCGTCGGGTGAAGCCAGTGTGTCAACCATCAGTCGAACCACGACAACCGAACACGTTGTAGTACTGCCGAATTTCGCTGTATAGGTTCAAGAGCGGCAGCGGCCCTGCGGGCCGCCACCGCCACGCTACGACGCGCAGCGCGGCTCCCAAAAAGCGGTCGCCGCGGCGCGCCGGCGCGTCGGTGGCCGCCCTTCACGCCGCTGCCGCTCGTTCCCCGGCGGCTCACCTTGCAATGACCGAGCGGTGCTGGGCGCGAAACAGTCGTACCCGACTCGGCCTCCCGCAGCCGATTGCGAACCGCCGGCACCATCACCAGTCGACCTGCTGTGGTCAACACCTCGAACCCGATCAGCTGTAGTCGTCGCGGGGCCCTGGTTGCAGCGCAGCGGGATTGCCTGGTGACTTTTCTGCGATGGCAAGATGTGCCGATGGCGTGGTGGCAAATCGTTCTCGGCTGGGGAGGCGGGATCATCTCAGCAGTTATCGCTGCTAGCGTCGCCGTCCGCAGTGCGCGGAAGACCCCATACGAAGCGCTCAGAGCTTTAGTCGAGTTGCACGACAGCGAGCACCTGTCGGACGAGCAACGCGCCGTCCTCGACAAGGCCATCGAGTGGGAGATCGGTCGTCTTGCTGGGATCACGAATGCCCGCTGGCGCGGCTTCTGGGCGTATGTCCGTGAACGGGTACGTCAGCTGCTGCCAGCGGCCGCCCCTGGTCAAAGGGACCTCTTCGGCGAGCAGATCGACCAGGCATTCCAGCGCAGACCCAGGCAGCCCCCACCTTCCCCGTAGGCGTGAACCGGGGTCGCGTTGGTACCCCGCCCTTCCTCATAGCCGAATGGTTCGCTCCGGCCGAACGAGTCAAGGACCACCCTCCGGGTGTCCGCTACGCGGTGCTGCGCATCCTTGAGACGACCGACCTCCACAGAGAGCGGCATCTATGAGGAAGGCGGGGGAGAGCAGTCATGAGATGGCGGATAGACGACCTATCCGCGACAAACCGCTTGTCCAGCAACTATCGTCAGTTGACGTGAATACTCTTGGCGTCCTGGGCTTTTTGCTATCACTGGTGGCACTTGCCTGGAACGTTGTCCTTACATGGCTCCGATGGCCGCGGATTGCTGTCGTCCTCAAGAAGTCTGTGCATATAACGATCAGCATCTCTGCCGGGCCGACTCGCACGGCGTCATCTGTAGTCATGGGCTCAGACCAAGTTGTCGCAAGCAAGCTTGAACCTCCCGATTCGGTATCCGAGACCGTCCATTTGGTGATAGTGAACACGGGCGCAGAAGCGTGCACAATCGCCAACATTGGACTACGCGCCGGCACGGCAGGCATCGACTATGAATATCTCGCTCAAGAGGAACATCCCGTTCCAATAGGCCCCACTCTCCCTGTTAGAGTTGAAGGCCACGGAAGTGAAGTGTGGATATTCAAAGAGCAACACCTTGGTATTTTTGGGCAAGGTACCCTAGTGACAGGATGGGCTGAACGGTATGTGACGCTTCCCTGGTGGCGTAAAAATCTCCGTCGATGGCGAGATCGTGTCACTGGTTTGAGCGAGCAACAAACACCGGAAGGCCGGTGGCAACGAGCGAAAGTCCGTTCTGAACTCCTCGCTGCCAGGATAATCCGCCTCGATACCTTTCTGACCAAGACGCTGCGCCTCGAGCAGGCCCACGCTCGTCGAACAAGATCAGACATCTCCATTGTCCGGAGTGGTGGGCGCCGTCAAGAAAAAGTCAGCTAGTCGCTCGACGACATCCGGGCATCGAGGACACCTTGACGTCACCCATTAAACGAACCACTTTGCCCGGTTGAGTGATTCGCGCCTCCTGGCAGTGTCGGTCCGCGCGTCCGCAGATGGCCGGAGTTTACAGATCGACTCACACGTTGGATGCTACTTCCGCTTCCGGGTCATGGAAGAAACCCGGGAGAGTGCGCCGGATGACCGTGGCGAATTCCTCGTTATCGTCGAAATTCCACCCCGCGTATAAATGCATCCAGGAAAGTGCGTTGTAGATGGCGCCGACTGCAAACTTCGTCAAGTCAACGAGGTGCCGAATGGTGACTTTCTGTTCGGAAACTAGATGGCCAGCATGCGGAATGTAGCTCATCCGCTGCCGGATAGCATAAAGGGTCGGGTGCGTACTGTTGGACAGGAACCCATACACGCCCTCGGCGATATCGGGGGTCATATTCTCGCCGCCGAATCTGACGATTTGGGCCAAAAACCACTTGACCACCTCAGTAAGCCCAATCCCAACCTCGCCGTTGATGGTAATCGGATGGTCCAAGTCTCTGCCGGTCGTAGAAGGAAAAGCTTTCTCAATCTCAGCCCGCAACGCCCTGAACTTCCGGTCTGCTTCAACGTAAGCGTCTGATCCCTTGCCTCCCAACCGCTTAGCGTCCTCTTTAGCCTTCACTGTGCTCAGACGGTTAAGAATGTAAGTACGCGCCAATCGACCCTTTGCGTCATACATCAGCGGATTATCACCGATCGTCCAGACAGCGTATGAGCACGCTTCCAGAGTCGCCCGCGCCGGTTCTTCGACGGTCCCGAACACCTCATGGCTATGTATCAACCCGCGCAGTCCGCCGCATTTGTTTGCAGCGTGTTGTAGACCACTACAGACAGTCTCCATTACGATATGAGAATCGGGAATCCCGAGCCGCTCATACTCGGCGATGTCGTGACCGGCAGCAGATCCGGCAGCGGGCGTCCAGTGGTAGTCATCGCGGATGCGCAGGAACGCTTCCCTGCAAGCTGACAAAACCTCGGCCAACCCTTCAAGTTGAGCGGCCGTTGCCGGGTCAGGGTCGTTGACTGTGTGTCGCATATCTCAACGCTATCGGTCTTGCTCAGACGGCTCTACCGGTTTTCGGCATCCTGCTCTTCCCCATTGCCTGATACGCGCATCGGAGACTGCGGCCCGAACCGTGCGACTGCGCCACGCCGCGCTGGTAACTCGATCCTCGGGCATAGTGCTCGCCTAGATGATTTTAGTGTGCGCTCCCACGAGAGGGACCCAACTTATTCGCCGCAGCTTTCACAGCATCCGTAAAGCTCTGAGTTTTAACGAGATCGCGTGACAACGACGCACCGCCAACGGCAGCGTCTACAGCTTCTATCGCCTTCTTGAACGCTGCAACAGCCTCAGTATCCGACCATAATATCTCCGCGATATCGTCCGCGTATCTAGAGATCTTATTGGCGGTTAGGTCAGGCATAGATGCTCCCTTTACGACATATCTGAGAGCCATCAAGAGTTGAAATCTTGCAGGTTTATAATAAACCGGAATGAGTCCATTTCGCCATAAGTACTCAAGCTTATAGAACCCATAAGCGGCTACGTAATACGGCTCCTTCTTGTGTTTATCGTTGAATATCTTTGCACCGATGAGGTTATATAAATCGGAGTAGTATCGCGTCGATTTATGTGCCTCATCCAGAAACATTGCCGCGAAGGATCTTATCTGCTGGGATTTTCCGATAATCCGCACCTTCTCGATTCCGCTAACAGCAGCATACTGCTTTGAACGGCGCTCGTAGTAAAGTTTCTTCTTGTCAGGGTACGCACCGTAGAGCGCTTCGAGTTGCTCCTGAAATTTTCCTCGGGAAATAAGATCGTCTGCGGTTACTTCGGTCTGGCGATTGGTGGCAACGATAATGGAGCTAATAATTTTCTCATCTGTCGTCGCCACTACCTTCAACGGGATGAATATTTCGTCGCCAAGTCTTCCCTTCAAATTGAAAAGTACATGGCTCGTCTGGCAACCGTTTACTATCTGATAGTCCCGGACGGTGAATCTATTTTTGACAACTCGCAGTTCCCTAGCCACGAGCGTGACTCCATTGTTCAATACCGCGAAACGCTGCTGTCCTACTGGGTCTTCCAGAGTCGCTTTAATCTCAACGTTAACCTTGTTGTCGCCTTGAAAATCTCGGAGGTTATCATAGAAGAGGGTCCGCCGGATATTTCCCGTTTCATCTGTTATGAGTTCAAAGTACTCGGAAGCGGGCACCACCCCGAGATACGCCTCGGACACCCCGTCTATGTCAGGAATGAGTGTTTTGTTTACGAAATTGAACTCAACTTCAACACTATTCTTCGAACGCTCGTATGCTTTCTGCACCTCAGAGGCACCTACCGGGCGAAATGTCACGCTCCCGAAAAGGCCAGTATCTGACAATTTTTTACGGCGCTTGTCGGCCCTGCTCACCAAATGCGGATCCCCCGACCATGTGCCGGTACTAACGTACGCCAGCTCCACGGCCGGCGGTCGCCCCTTGAACTTTATGCTCTTATCATAGATATAGCTCATTATTTCTCGGGCAGCGCTGATATCGGAGTTTGTAGGAGTAGATAGATCTTCGGAGAAGAAATCGTCAACACCGTCGAAAAATATACCGATCTCGGCGTCATCGAAATTTTTTGCCGACTTTGCTTGAATGAATAGAAATTTGACATCCAGGAAGCTGTTGATGTCGAGAAGATCGCCTACCTCTTCACACGACGTCACTATAACGCCATTAACAATGATGGCGATTCCGTCGATGCCTAAATCGTTTCCCCCGCCAACTTGGAGTTCGAGGAGGTCGAATTCTTCATCGTAAACGTTTGAGACAGCGCAGTAGATGGCGAAGCGCTCGAACGCATCGGCATCTGACATGGATTTCGGCAATGACTGATCTTGCCGAAACTCGGTTAGGTAAGCCTTGGTTATGCGATCCATCTAACCTCCTCTTGCATTCAAGATAGCGTCTACGTTGGCTCGTTTTCTTTGCCGCCGAATCTACAGCCTGGGGCACGCGTTTGGAAATTGAACACACGCCAGTCGTCGGATCCTCTGCGATACCGGCGATCGCTTTCGAGTCGTATGCGTAGCCTTCGGGGAGCAGGACGACTACCGCCGCAAGCGGACTCGGTGCGTAGCCCGGCAGTCGGATACCGAACGCCCTGTGGCGCGACGACCAGACGGAGCACCACGGAATCCGACCCGAGCATGCCCCCAGGGCAGACGATCAAGGAAGAGTTGGAGTGCCACAACCGCGCCAGATACCAGGTCAACAGCGGTAGAACGCGGCACCCGTGTGTACCCTCTGACCTGGGTAAGCCCTGTTCACCCGCCCAGACTCCTGATTCCCAAACTGAGAGCGCACATGTCCGGGACATTTGCCGAATCCATGCAGTCCAGCTGTTGTCACAGCGGTGTCACAAGTCGCCTGGATCGCCACGGACGCGACGCGACTTCCGCGGAGGAGAAGCTGCCTCACGTGGGAGTATGGACAAACGCGGTACCTCCGCGGACACCGGGTAGTCGACTTGTAAACGAGTGCCTCCAAAGCCACCCGGGATACCACCGACATACCGCCAGATATTCCCGGCCCCACTCTGCCGCAGTTGATCTCGCCACCGACAGACACAGCCTAACCGACCCGGGGTACCGCTCGAACCCACCTCGAACCGGGGTCGTACACTGGTATCGCTGGTAGCTCAGCGGAT
This DNA window, taken from Nocardia sp. BMG111209, encodes the following:
- a CDS encoding AIPR family protein; its protein translation is MDRITKAYLTEFRQDQSLPKSMSDADAFERFAIYCAVSNVYDEEFDLLELQVGGGNDLGIDGIAIIVNGVIVTSCEEVGDLLDINSFLDVKFLFIQAKSAKNFDDAEIGIFFDGVDDFFSEDLSTPTNSDISAAREIMSYIYDKSIKFKGRPPAVELAYVSTGTWSGDPHLVSRADKRRKKLSDTGLFGSVTFRPVGASEVQKAYERSKNSVEVEFNFVNKTLIPDIDGVSEAYLGVVPASEYFELITDETGNIRRTLFYDNLRDFQGDNKVNVEIKATLEDPVGQQRFAVLNNGVTLVARELRVVKNRFTVRDYQIVNGCQTSHVLFNLKGRLGDEIFIPLKVVATTDEKIISSIIVATNRQTEVTADDLISRGKFQEQLEALYGAYPDKKKLYYERRSKQYAAVSGIEKVRIIGKSQQIRSFAAMFLDEAHKSTRYYSDLYNLIGAKIFNDKHKKEPYYVAAYGFYKLEYLWRNGLIPVYYKPARFQLLMALRYVVKGASMPDLTANKISRYADDIAEILWSDTEAVAAFKKAIEAVDAAVGGASLSRDLVKTQSFTDAVKAAANKLGPSRGSAH
- a CDS encoding GntR family transcriptional regulator — protein: MTDRLMDPDDPRPVYLRIADELRHAYEPGAQLPSVPKVAEQWGVARETVRSAIDVLRNEGLIVSWQGRGTFYRTRPADDADNAGIPTDPVILQQLDAIMSRLDLLEARLARVESARDS
- a CDS encoding HAD family hydrolase, with product MISAVVFDVGETLVDETREYGTWADWLGVPRHTFAAVFGATIATGGSYLDTFQVFRPGFDLAKERQARVDAGKPESYSEDDLYPDVRPALSELQRQGIWVGIVGNQTVRSGRILRSLNLPTDFIATSDDWGVEKPSAEFFAKVVEAAPAPAGEIVYVGDRIDNDVAPAKKAGMRTAYLQRGPWGWILRDKQEVTDLSDWKISDLGELPEIVAAENVSVS